In Paenibacillus sp. G2S3, a single window of DNA contains:
- a CDS encoding XTP/dITP diphosphatase, with product MKSDGGILIVATKNKGKVREFEHAFAPLGLTVKSMYDYPDLPDVVEDGATFAENAFKKSKAVGDALGIPVLADDSGLCVDALDGRPGVYSARYAGEDAGDEENNLKLLSELEKLKQGEDTGQPLLSTARFVCTLSLYDPSSGRELTAEGAVEGWITSEPAGGGGFGYDPLFYLAEYEKTMAELTLEEKQRISHRGTALRSLTEKLAAANDLNS from the coding sequence ATGAAGTCTGACGGTGGCATTCTCATTGTTGCGACGAAGAATAAGGGAAAAGTACGCGAATTCGAGCATGCTTTTGCCCCGCTGGGGCTGACAGTAAAAAGTATGTACGATTATCCGGATCTGCCCGATGTGGTAGAAGATGGAGCCACTTTTGCCGAGAACGCCTTTAAAAAATCCAAAGCCGTAGGTGACGCCCTTGGAATCCCGGTACTCGCCGATGACTCGGGTCTTTGCGTAGATGCTTTGGATGGCAGACCGGGTGTGTACTCTGCACGTTATGCAGGGGAAGATGCGGGAGATGAAGAGAACAACCTGAAGCTGCTTAGCGAGCTGGAGAAGCTGAAGCAGGGCGAGGATACCGGACAGCCTTTGCTAAGTACAGCTCGGTTTGTCTGTACATTGTCCTTATACGATCCAAGCTCAGGACGGGAGTTAACCGCTGAAGGTGCAGTGGAGGGATGGATTACATCCGAGCCAGCTGGTGGTGGAGGCTTCGGCTACGATCCATTGTTTTACTTGGCGGAATATGAAAAGACAATGGCCGAGCTAACGCTCGAAGAGAAGCAGCGGATTAGCCACCGAGGAACTGCGCTAAGGTCGCTGACTGAGAAGCTAGCTGCTGCTAACGACTTGAATTCCTAA
- a CDS encoding GerMN domain-containing protein, producing the protein MKPMQQIRGISAVCLLAVPLALSGCGLFGSESASIDAPPPEVEAQMLQTSGNTTLDSGVFGPVTQDDTQTAVKGSTKTSQGNASGDRTTVFLEDGNGLLAPVSLSLPKSKDSSALKNSLMALVSKGEYASSVPEGFLGVLPAGTEVQSVTVDKKSNLAVVEFNKEFNNYDPLEERKILEAITWTLTGQDDIKSVQLWVDGKKLTEMPLQGTPLDRPLTRTMGINLPKQGPLLMNSSAVTVYFSTTSPDGIQYYVPVTRFVPAGQEQLTAALNELIAGPESGNGLEMVMTQGTILDSVDAGQNGVVTVSLTDDMFTDGKGVPAEMLESVVLTVAQNSDDSLVQIRLNGKESITDTDNVDYSKPVSAPEYLNEIPL; encoded by the coding sequence ATGAAACCTATGCAACAAATCCGCGGAATCTCCGCAGTCTGCTTACTCGCAGTTCCACTGGCACTGTCCGGCTGTGGGCTGTTTGGTTCAGAATCGGCATCGATTGATGCTCCGCCACCAGAGGTTGAAGCACAAATGTTACAGACTAGTGGAAATACTACGTTGGATTCAGGTGTATTCGGTCCTGTGACACAGGATGATACACAGACAGCGGTTAAAGGCAGCACCAAAACTTCACAGGGCAATGCTTCCGGAGATCGCACAACTGTATTTTTGGAAGATGGTAATGGATTACTCGCTCCTGTATCCCTAAGCTTGCCCAAGAGCAAAGATTCCAGCGCACTCAAAAACTCGTTAATGGCATTAGTGAGCAAGGGAGAATATGCCTCATCAGTGCCTGAAGGATTCCTAGGCGTTCTTCCAGCTGGAACGGAAGTCCAGAGTGTTACGGTAGACAAGAAGTCGAATTTAGCTGTCGTGGAATTTAATAAAGAATTCAATAACTATGATCCTTTAGAGGAACGTAAAATCCTCGAAGCTATCACTTGGACGCTGACCGGTCAAGATGACATTAAAAGCGTACAGCTCTGGGTAGATGGTAAGAAGCTCACAGAGATGCCGCTTCAAGGAACTCCGCTGGATCGTCCATTAACCCGCACAATGGGCATTAACTTGCCGAAGCAAGGTCCACTTCTGATGAACTCCAGTGCGGTTACTGTTTATTTTTCCACAACATCTCCTGACGGTATCCAATATTATGTTCCTGTAACTCGCTTTGTACCCGCCGGACAAGAACAGCTGACTGCTGCTTTGAACGAATTGATTGCAGGGCCTGAATCCGGAAATGGGCTGGAAATGGTCATGACGCAGGGAACGATTCTTGATTCCGTCGATGCAGGGCAGAACGGTGTAGTTACCGTGTCCTTGACAGATGATATGTTCACAGACGGTAAAGGCGTGCCAGCCGAGATGCTGGAATCCGTTGTACTGACGGTTGCGCAAAACTCAGACGATTCTCTTGTGCAAATTCGCTTAAACGGCAAGGAATCAATAACGGATACGGATAATGTGGACTACAGCAAACCTGTTTCCGCACCAGAATATTTGAATGAGATCCCGTTATAG
- a CDS encoding phosphatidylglycerophosphatase A — protein sequence MADEKIAKIPYSLNSKAVADATKFWLNKRGVTLEEIAELVMFLQQKYYPNLTMDECIHNVEMVLSKREVQNAVLTGIQLDVMAEEGKLFSPLQDMIENDEGLYGVDEILAFSIVNVYGSIGFTNYGYVDKLKPGVLQRLNDKTTGQIHTYLDDIVGAVAAAASSRIAHRKQAEREIELELPHTPEDREEAARKLAEYDETPE from the coding sequence ATGGCTGATGAAAAAATTGCAAAAATACCGTACAGTCTGAACAGCAAGGCCGTTGCAGATGCGACCAAATTCTGGCTGAACAAGCGTGGAGTAACCCTGGAGGAAATCGCGGAGCTCGTTATGTTTCTGCAACAGAAATACTATCCGAATTTAACGATGGATGAATGTATCCATAATGTAGAGATGGTGCTTAGCAAGCGGGAAGTACAAAATGCTGTACTAACAGGCATTCAATTAGATGTAATGGCAGAAGAGGGCAAGCTGTTCTCCCCACTTCAGGATATGATCGAAAATGATGAGGGATTGTACGGCGTAGATGAGATTCTTGCCTTCTCTATCGTGAACGTATACGGCAGTATCGGGTTTACCAACTATGGCTATGTGGACAAGCTAAAGCCAGGCGTTCTTCAAAGGTTAAATGACAAAACCACCGGACAGATCCACACCTACCTCGACGACATCGTCGGAGCTGTGGCGGCGGCAGCCAGTAGCCGAATCGCACACCGCAAGCAAGCCGAGCGCGAAATTGAGCTTGAACTGCCTCATACACCGGAGGATCGTGAAGAGGCCGCTAGGAAACTTGCGGAATATGATGAAACTCCGGAGTGA
- the rph gene encoding ribonuclease PH — protein sequence MRSNGRNDDQLRPLTITTQTNKYAEGSVIIEMGDTKVICTATVEEKVPPFLKGQGKGWVTAEYSMLPRATQSRNQREAARGKLTGRTMEIQRLIGRALRSVVNLQALGERSITLDCDVIQADGGTRTASITGAFVAMAFAINKIAVQHKLPVFPITDFLGAISVGVVGDKTLLDLNYEEDSKAKVDMNVVMTGGGAFVELQGTGEERPFTRQELDLLLGLGEKGIYELIAAQKEALGAIALKIPSGQPGQEV from the coding sequence ATGAGATCAAACGGGCGAAACGACGACCAATTACGGCCGCTGACAATAACAACCCAAACGAATAAATATGCTGAGGGCTCCGTAATCATTGAAATGGGAGATACCAAAGTCATTTGTACGGCTACTGTGGAGGAAAAAGTGCCTCCATTTCTTAAAGGGCAAGGAAAAGGCTGGGTAACCGCTGAATATTCAATGCTTCCTCGGGCAACCCAATCCCGTAATCAGCGTGAAGCTGCACGCGGTAAACTTACTGGACGCACCATGGAGATCCAACGGTTAATCGGACGAGCACTTCGTTCGGTAGTGAATTTACAAGCGTTAGGTGAGCGTAGTATTACGCTGGACTGTGATGTGATTCAGGCGGACGGTGGAACACGAACCGCTTCGATTACAGGTGCTTTTGTTGCTATGGCTTTTGCAATTAACAAAATTGCAGTTCAGCACAAGCTGCCAGTGTTTCCTATAACAGATTTTTTGGGGGCAATCAGTGTCGGAGTTGTAGGAGATAAAACGCTGCTGGATTTGAATTATGAAGAAGATTCCAAAGCAAAAGTAGATATGAATGTAGTTATGACTGGCGGCGGTGCCTTTGTTGAGCTTCAGGGGACTGGCGAAGAAAGACCTTTCACACGTCAAGAGCTGGATCTTTTGCTGGGTCTAGGTGAGAAGGGAATCTATGAACTGATTGCTGCGCAGAAAGAAGCGCTGGGAGCAATTGCTCTCAAAATCCCTTCCGGCCAGCCGGGACAAGAGGTGTAG